One genomic window of Quercus robur chromosome 6, dhQueRobu3.1, whole genome shotgun sequence includes the following:
- the LOC126690131 gene encoding uncharacterized protein LOC126690131, translating to MGSNSCSSSSSPNPKKLKFRLSPFLCFLFLFLNFPTATAFFQNPFRKPEISYSQHCNDVVPEPPLSSDNVPVSHSNDFLSFRFAFFSGGVGIFNRTSESGISLSFNPSYIKNTTSHGVHKVKATLNIRDPWKQSVFGRRRLISIRYREDDSVFSVNGYWSESSGKLCMVGSGKSYVGSFSSKYPDVVLKLNYSKNNSIYGSLIGGTLECLHMKNDYNYFEPILILGLSQNPDYEYAKVDKSDCLSAQKGDGDINLSPSKLDRGVCFFFDGQTSLHELEYWSDCGSVNCNPLRGSIEYLPYYIAYRGVRCDQRSRKVQLLLGFPNPNDMESDFPGPNATLIAEGAWDENENKFCGVACRILANASVRDCEIGFSLRFPAVMSLRNWGSMVGEIWSKKDVKDSGYFGRFGFQNWVGVIDPQGLRYEYTKIEAVRNSCAQGKEIVRGKGKSYPDGFSLDMGFGLLVRNTEGKVASGFLRPQFVGDVIYVHRNELKSNHSRMLNMSYKITFLFEADGLSKLVIISAEGIYDRDIGLLCMIGCRHLDFESHDRNSIKNGSVDCETRITVQFPPLHAEQAEIAKGTIESRRSKSDPLYFQPLQLSSNSMTTTQAKISIWKMNLGITMVVICCGGLLFGVLFKGRCILPKRFRDSSKYKEVPVIGNDKL from the coding sequence ATGGGCTCGAATtcatgttcttcttcttcttctccaaatcCTAAGAAATTGAAATTCAGACTCAGTCCCTTCCTCTGCTTCTTATTCTTATTCCTCAACTTCCCTACCGCCACAGCTTTTTTCCAAAACCCGTTTCGGAAACCCGAAATCTCCTACTCCCAGCACTGCAATGACGTCGTTCCCGAGCCCCCTTTATCCTCCGACAATGTCCCTGTTTCCCACTCCAACGATTTCCTCAGCTTCCGATTCGCATTTTTCTCCGGCGGCGTTGGAATCTTCAACCGAACATCTGAGTCCGGGATATCTCTCTCCTTCAACCCCtcatatatcaaaaacaccACCTCCCATGGCGTTCACAAGGTCAAAGCCACCCTGAACATTCGAGACCCGTGGAAGCAATCTGTCTTTGGTCGGCGGCGTTTGATTAGTATTAGGTATCGGGAAGACGATTCGGTGTTTTCGGTTAATGGGTATTGGTCAGAATCTTCTGGGAAGCTTTGTATGGTCGGATCAGGGAAGAGTTATGTTGGTTCGTTTAGTTCAAAATATCCAGATGTTGTTCTTAAGcttaattattcaaaaaataatagcaTTTATGGTAGTTTGATTGGTGGAACATTAGAATGTTTGCATATGAAAAATGATTATAATTACTTTGAACCGATTCTGATATTGGGTTTGTCACAAAATCCAGATTATGAGTATGCAAAGGTTGATAAGAGTGATTGTTTGAGTGCGCAGAAAGGTGATGGAGATATTAATTTGTCTCCAAGCAAATTGGACCGCggtgtttgtttcttttttgatggCCAGACTAGTCTTCATGAATTGGAATATTGGAGTGATTGTGGTAGTGTGAATTGCAATCCTTTACGTGGGAGTATTGAGTATTTGCCTTACTATATTGCTTATCGTGGGGTTAGGTGTGACCAGCGCAGCAGAAAGGTGCAGTTGTTGTTGGGTTTTCCCAATCCTAATGATATGGAATCTGATTTTCCCGGTCCTAATGCAACATTAATTGCTGAGGGTGCTTGGGATGAGAATGAGAATAAGTTTTGTGGTGTTGCATGCAGAATTTTGGCTAATGCTTCTGTTAGAGATTGTGAAATTGGGTTTAGTTTAAGATTTCCGGCGGTAATGTCATTAAGGAATTGGGGTAGTATGGTGGGGGAAATTTGGAGCAAGAAAGATGTGAAGGATTCAGGTTACTTTGGAAGATTTGGGTTTCAGAATTGGGTAGGAGTGATTGACCCCCAAGGTCTTAGATATGAGTATACTAAGATTGAGGCTGTAAGAAATTCTTGTGCACAAGGGAAGGAAATTGTTAGGGGCAAGGGAAAGTCTTATCCTGATGGGTTTTCCCTGGACATGGGATTTGGTTTGTTGGTGAGGAACACTGAAGGAAAGGTAGCGTCGGGTTTCTTAAGGCCACAATTTGTGGGAGATGTGATTTATGTACATCGGAATGAGCTGAAAAGTAACCATAGCAGAATGCTGAATATGAGTTACAAGATAACCTTCTTGTTTGAGGCTGATGGTTTATCCAAATTAGTCATTATTTCTGCTGAAGGAATATATGATAGGGATATTGGTCTCCTGTGCATGATAGGATGTCGACATCTTGATTTTGAATCACATGATCGAAATTCGATAAAAAATGGTTCAGTGGACTGTGAAACAAGGATTACTGTTCAATTCCCTCCACTGCATGCAGAGCAGGCTGAAATTGCTAAGGGAACTATTGAAAGCAGGCGATCAAAGTCAGATCCTCTTTACTTTCAACCTCTTCAACTGTCTTCAAATTCGATGACCACTACCCAAGCTAAAATATCCATTTGGAAAATGAATTTGGGGATTACAATGGTTGTGATTTGTTGTGGTGGTCTGCTATTTGGTGTGCTATTTAAAGGCCGCTGCATTCTTCCCAAAAGGTTTAGAGACAGTTCTAAATACAAGGAAGTACCTGTTATTGGCAATGACAAATTGTAA
- the LOC126688591 gene encoding zinc finger CCCH domain-containing protein 1-like, whose translation MADSGENQQPEQVCNFFRKPSRNKNIRKRTVDKDEEDDSKTEGSFLHSQKKTIKPDNKLYFSTGSSKNKTSTEAKEESEKPIFQFESSREIQVEHDSRATATLETETDFSRDACALCERSLKQAEEALKGKGKSSGDEKLYRGINGYTDYKAGFRREQTVASEKASGAHGPLRASAHIRVSARFDYQPDICKDYKETGYCGYGDSCKFMHDQGDYKSGWQMEKEWDEAEKVRKRNLALGLDDEDDGGVDPGEEDDDDDSLPFACFICRQPFVDAVVTKCKHYFCEHCALKHHAKNKKWFVCNKPTLGIFNTAHKICKRIAVEGK comes from the exons ATGGCAGATTCGGGTGAAAATCAACAGCCTGAACAAG TCTGCAACTTTTTCAGAAAGCCGTCAAGGAATAAAAACATCAGAAAAAGAACAGTTGATAAAGATGAAGAGGATGATTCAAAAACAGAAGGCTCATTCTTACACAGTCAAAAGAAAACCATAAAGCCTGACAATAAGCTGTATTTTTCGACTGGATCCTCTAAGAACAAAACGTCTACTGAAGCAAAGGAAGAATCTGAGAAGCCAATTTTTCAGTTTGAGTCTTCAAGGGAAATTCAAGTTGAACATGATAGCAGAGCGACAGCAACTCTAGAAACTGAGACCGATTTCTCAAGAGATGCTTGTGCATTGTGCGAGAGATCTCTTAAGCAAGCAGAGGAGGCTTTGAAGGGGAAAGGAAAAAGCTCTGGGGATGAAAAGTTGTATAGAGGAATTAATGGATATACTGATTACAAGGCTGGTTTCCGAAGAGAGCAAACAGTTGCTAGTGAGAAAGCTAGCGGAGCACATGGGCCTTTGAGGGCTTCTGCTCACATAAGAGTTTCAGCGAGATTTGATTATCAACCGGACATATGTAAGGATTACAAAGAGACTGGTTACTGTGGGTATGGAGATTCTTGTAAGTTTATGCATGATCAAGGGGATTACAAGTCTGGATGGCAAATGGAGAAGGAGTGGGATGAAGCAGAGAAAGTAAGGAAGAGAAATCTAGCTTTGGGATtagatgatgaggatgatggtggTGTAGACCCTGGtgaggaagatgatgatgatgattcgTTGCCCTTTGCATGTTTCATTTGCAGGCAGCCTTTTGTTGATGCTGTTGTAACCAAGTGCAAGCACTATTTCTGTGAGCATTGCGCATTAAAG CATCACGCAAAGAACAAGAAATGGTTTGTTTGCAACAAACCTACTCTTGGCATTTTCAATACAGCTCATAAGATATGCAAAAGGATTGCCGTAGAGGGTAAATAA
- the LOC126690132 gene encoding E3 ubiquitin-protein ligase AIP2-like — protein MAVVVLDKATTWDVGLTHERLSRNNSSTVVFHLHPDSTHHHIWRDAEYDEVQHQTQLQITGLTTVEILQQEFLNRDVDFLYTKLSQLLPPSLDQLEPQQREELVLQIIARAYGVLLDYSKYFPTAVNLLMRVYLNIVTTYSVSLEFEGEDHTFTPAAPSAIAALKEGRLNSSSTDTSCTICLEDFPLGSSVTCMPCSHIFHRQCIVEWLNNSHYCPVCRFKLPT, from the coding sequence ATGGCCGTGGTGGTTCTAGATAAAGCTACTACATGGGACGTGGGATTAACCCACGAAAGGCTTTCACGCAATAACTCATCCACTGTTGTCTTTCATCTACACCCCGACTCCACCCATCATCATATCTGGAGAGATGCTGAATATGATGAAGTTCAACACCAAACCCAACTCCAAATAACTGGACTCACCACCGTTGAGATTCTTCAACAAGAGTTTCTCAACCGAGATGTTGATTTCTTGTATACAAAACTCTCTCAGCTTTTGCCTCCTTCCTTAGATCAACTCGAACCCCAACAACGAGAGGAGTTGGTGCTTCAGATCATTGCGAGGGCTTACGGGGTTTTGCTCGATTATTCCAAATATTTCCCTACTGCTGTAAATTTGTTGATGCGTGTGTATTTGAATATTGTCACAACGTACAGTGTGAGTTTGGAATTTGAAGGAGAAGACCATACTTTTACACCTGCTGCTCCATCAGCCATCGCGGCTTTGAAGGAAGGAAGGCTTAACTCGAGCTCTACTGATACTTCTTGTACCATCTGCTTGGAGGATTTTCCACTTGGTTCGAGCGTCACATGCATGCCTTGTTCTCACATCTTTCATCGGCAATGCATTGTTGAGTGGCTGAATAATAGCCATTACTGTCCTGTTTGCCGATTCAAGTTGCCAACTTAA